Genomic DNA from Armatimonadota bacterium:
CGACCAGCAGGCTTTCCTCGCCGAGGTGGGGGCCTTCCTCCGGCGCCTGGAGAGCCTGCCCCAGCCGGCCGCCCGGCCGGTGCGCCCCGCTGTGGGAGCCGCCGCAGGGGAGGCGGCCGAATGACTCGGCGCCGCCTGCCGCTGCACACCCTGCTGCTCTACCTGCTGTTCTACCTGGTGTTTTTCCTGCTGCTGCTCTTCGTCGCGTCGTTCGGTCTGGTGGCGGAGGCGTGAGGGCAGGAGGAGCCGGCGTGGACCTGGCGCAGATCTACGCGCCCATCCAGCACGACCTGGACGCCCTGGACGGGCTGCTGCGGGCCGAGCTGGCCAGCGAGGATCCCCTGGTGGGGGAGCTGGTGACCTACGTGCTCTCTACGCGGGGCAAGCTGGTGCGCCCGGCACTGACCTGCCTGGCCGCCGAGGCCATCGGCGGCGGGGAGGAGGAGCGCCTCTACCTGGCGGGCACGGTCGAGCTCATCCACATCGCCTCCCTGATCCACGACGATATCATCGACCAGGCCGACGTGCGCCGCGGCAGCCCCACGGTCAATGTGCAGTGGGGCAACCAGCTGGCCGTCCTGCTGGGGGACCTGCTGTTCGCCCGGGCCTTCGACTTGATCAGCCGGGTGCGCCATCCCCAGGTGGCACCGGCGGTGGCCCACGCTGCGGTGCGCATGAGCCAAGCGGAAATCAAGCAGCTGGAGTATGCCGCGGAGCCTCACCAGCACGAGGGGGTCTACCTGGAGATCATCGAGGGGAAGACGGCAGCGCTCTTCTCCGCCGCCTGCCGCGGCGGTGCCCTCCTGGCCGGGGGGACCGCGGAACAGGCGGCGGCGCTGGCGGAGTTTGGCTTGAGTTGGGGGATGTCATTTCAGATCACCGACGACACCCTGGATCTGACCAGCCGGCCGGAGGCGCTGGGCAAGCCCATCGGCTCGGACATCCAGGGGGGGAAGGTGACATTGCCGGTGATCCACGCCCTGCGATGCGCCTCCCCAGGGGACCGGGCCGAGCTGCTGCGGCTGCTGCAGACGCCGTCCGCGGACGGACAGGTGGAAGAGGTCCGCCCCCTGCTGGATCGCTATGGGGCCATCGAGTACGCCGTGGACGTGGCCCGTCGCTATGCGGCGCGCGCCGCTGCGGCCCTGGAGGCGCTACCGCCCTCTCCCGCCCGGCAGAGCCTGCGCGCGCTCACCGAGTTCGTCCTGGTCCGCCCGCGCTGACCGCCATCCTCACCGGCGTTCTAGTCAGCACGGCGGCAGGGATCGGGTTTCCTCCCGGCAAACCCTGTTGGTGTTTTTGTGGCGCGTTGGGCCACGAGTGTGGAAGAGGCAGCGACGATGCAGGTGACGTGCATCATTCCCGCCTACAACGAGGCCGAAGGCATCGCCGCCGTGGTGGCCGCGGCGCGCGGCTGCGACCAGGTCACCGAGATCATCGTCGTCTCCGATGGGTCCACGGATGAGACGGCCCGGCGGGCGGCCGCCGCTGGCGCTGACCGGGTGCTGATCCTGCCACGCAACCGGGGGAAGGGCGGCGCCGTGGCGGCCGCGGTGCCCCACGCCCGGGGCGAGATCCTCCTGCTGCTGGACGCGGACCTGCGCGGGTTGCGCCCCTGGCACCTCAGCCGGTTGCTGGGCCCCATATGCGCCGGCCGGGCGGAGATGGCAGTAGGGGTGTTCACAGACGACCCGCTGCACGGGATGCTGCCCTGCCTCTCGGGCCAGCGGGCGGTGCAGCGGCGGCTGCTGCGCCATCCCGAGGTGCTGGCGGGTACGGGGTTCGGCTTCGAGCTGGCGCTGGACCGCCTGGCCCGGCGAGAGGGGGTGCGCGTGGTGGAGGTGCCTCTGGAGGGGGTGGCCCACCGGCGGAAGCGGCAGAAGTACGGGCCAGTGCGGGGGCTGCGCCAGGAAGTGCGGGCCTCGTCCGACCTCCTGCGGCAGGTCCGGCGGATGGTCATCCCGCGCCGGGCGGCCGCCCGCCCGCGCCCGTGGTATCCCATGAAGGCGAGGCGCAAACCGATGGTCCTGGCAGGCATCGTCCTGGTTCTGCTTATCCTCGTGCTGGCGCCGGTGTTCCTGGCGCCAGCGTCCCACGCGGCGCACGTGCCCATCGTCTCACCGCTGCACCCGGGAGACCGTCTGCTCGTGGTGGTGGCGCATCCCGACGACGAGGTCGTGGGCGCCGGGGGGCTGGTGGCGACCGCCCGCCGTCTGGGGGTGCCGGTGAGCGTCCTGGTCCTGACCAACGGTGACAGCAACCGGCTGAGCGCCACCCTGATCGGGCGCCACCTGCGCCCGGGCCCCGCCGACTTCCGGCGCACGGGGGCGGTGCGCCAGGAAGAGTCGCAGGAGGGGCTGCGCCGCCTGGGCGTCCCGGCCGAGGCGGTCTTCTTCCTGGGCTTTCCCGACCGGGTGCTCCCCCAGGTCCTGGCCAGTGAAGTGCCGGTGACCTCGCCGTTCACCCGCATGGACCACGCGGAGTATCCACGCGTGGTCGCGCCCGGGGGGCCCTACACCGCGGAGACCCTGCGCGTGCTGCTGCAGCGGGTGGTGGAGCAGGTGCGGCCCACCGTGGTCATCACCCACGCGCCGTTTGACCGGCACGGCGACCACCAGGCTGCCTACGCGTTGGTCAGCCCGTTGCTGGGCACGGTCCGCCTCTACACCTTCCTGGTGCACGCGCCCGGTTTTCCCCGCCCGCTGCGCTTCGCCCCAAGGGAGCCCCTGCAGCCTCCTGCCGGCCTGGCCCAACTGCGCGGATGGTCGTGGGTGGAGTTCCCCCTGTCGGCGGAGGCGCAGCGCGGCAAGCAGGAAGCGCTGAATGCGCACCGCAGCCAGCTGGAGACGCCGTACCTGCGGCTGCTCCTGGGCGCATTCGTCCGCACCAACGAGCTGTTCGCCGTTCCCCGCCAGGTCAATCCACCCGGCGAAGTGTCCAGGTGACCCCCGGTCCGGCCACAGTCTCCCGGGGCGTACCCAGCGCAGGGGGGACCGCGCGCCAGAGCAGCCAGCGACGCAGGGCGGGAGGCAGGGCGCCGGCGGAGGAGAGAGCCACCAGCAGCGTACCCCCGGGCAGGAGCACGCGGGCCAGCTCCCCGAAGGGCGGCGGCGCGTTCTGTAGCACCACCACCTCCAGCGCTCCGGTGGCCAGCGGCAGCGCCCACCCGTTGCCCACCACGCGGTATAGGGCAGGAGCGGGGCGCAGCCGCGCCAGCATCGCCGGCGAGAGGTCCACGGCTACGATGCGGGCGCGGGGAAAGCGGGTTCGCAGCAGGCGGGTAGCCGAGCCCGTCCCTGCGGCGATGTCCCCGC
This window encodes:
- a CDS encoding polyprenyl synthetase family protein, with the translated sequence MRAGGAGVDLAQIYAPIQHDLDALDGLLRAELASEDPLVGELVTYVLSTRGKLVRPALTCLAAEAIGGGEEERLYLAGTVELIHIASLIHDDIIDQADVRRGSPTVNVQWGNQLAVLLGDLLFARAFDLISRVRHPQVAPAVAHAAVRMSQAEIKQLEYAAEPHQHEGVYLEIIEGKTAALFSAACRGGALLAGGTAEQAAALAEFGLSWGMSFQITDDTLDLTSRPEALGKPIGSDIQGGKVTLPVIHALRCASPGDRAELLRLLQTPSADGQVEEVRPLLDRYGAIEYAVDVARRYAARAAAALEALPPSPARQSLRALTEFVLVRPR
- a CDS encoding PIG-L family deacetylase; this translates as MQVTCIIPAYNEAEGIAAVVAAARGCDQVTEIIVVSDGSTDETARRAAAAGADRVLILPRNRGKGGAVAAAVPHARGEILLLLDADLRGLRPWHLSRLLGPICAGRAEMAVGVFTDDPLHGMLPCLSGQRAVQRRLLRHPEVLAGTGFGFELALDRLARREGVRVVEVPLEGVAHRRKRQKYGPVRGLRQEVRASSDLLRQVRRMVIPRRAAARPRPWYPMKARRKPMVLAGIVLVLLILVLAPVFLAPASHAAHVPIVSPLHPGDRLLVVVAHPDDEVVGAGGLVATARRLGVPVSVLVLTNGDSNRLSATLIGRHLRPGPADFRRTGAVRQEESQEGLRRLGVPAEAVFFLGFPDRVLPQVLASEVPVTSPFTRMDHAEYPRVVAPGGPYTAETLRVLLQRVVEQVRPTVVITHAPFDRHGDHQAAYALVSPLLGTVRLYTFLVHAPGFPRPLRFAPREPLQPPAGLAQLRGWSWVEFPLSAEAQRGKQEALNAHRSQLETPYLRLLLGAFVRTNELFAVPRQVNPPGEVSR
- a CDS encoding class I SAM-dependent methyltransferase, which translates into the protein MGARLGPLFRWRYRRAAPRYEADVIARTPGYDAALRAALEATGGDPRWCGDIAAGTGSATRLLRTRFPRARIVAVDLSPAMLARLRPAPALYRVVGNGWALPLATGALEVVVLQNAPPPFGELARVLLPGGTLLVALSSAGALPPALRRWLLWRAVPPALGTPRETVAGPGVTWTLRRVD